GGACCCGGAGACGTACCGGGACATGTCCGCGACGAAGGTGATCACGGCCGACACGTACGACGACGACGGCTATCCGATCGACATGGGGCTGATGGACCCGCGGCTGGGCGTCATCGACCCCGGACTTGAGTGCCGGACCTGCGGCTCGCACTCCGGCTCCTGTAACGGCCACTTCGGCCACATCGAGCTGGCGGCGCCCGTCATCCACGTGGGCTTCACGAAGCTCATCCGGCGGCTGCTCCGCTCGACGTGCCGCGAGTGCGGCCGGCTCGCCTTGGACGACGCGCAGCGCGACGAGTTCCGCGACCGCTACGAGCGGGCGAAGGAGCTGGGCGACGACGAGCACGACGTGTTGAAAGCCGCCGTCCGGCAGGCCCGCAAGGCGTCCACCTGCCCGTTCTGCGGCGAGCCGCAGGCGGACATCAAACACGAGAAGCCGACCACCTACTACGAGGTCCAGGACGTGCTCTCGGGCGACTACTCCGAGCGCATCGCGGCCGCGATGCAGCCCGACGAGGAGGAGGACGACCCGGGCACCTCGCCGCAGGAGCTCGCGGAGAAGACGGACATCGCCGTAGACCGGATCAACGAGATCATGGCCGGCGAGTTCCGCCCGCGCAAGGAGGACCGCCGCGCCATCGAGACGGCGCTCGACGTCGACCTCACCGAGGAGGACATGAACAAGCTGATGCCCTCGGACATCCGCGACTGGTTCGAGAACATCCCGGACGAGGACCTCGAGGTGCTCGGCATCGACTCCGAGCACTCCCGTCCGGAGTGGATGATCCTGACGGTGCTGCCGGTCCCGCCGGTCACCACCCGACCCTCCATCACGCTCGACAACGGCCAGCGCTCTGAGGACGACCTCACGCACAAGCTGGTCGACATCATCCGGATCAACCAGCGGTTCATGGAGAACCGCGAGGCGGGCGCCCCGCAGCTTATCATCGAGGACCTCTGGGAGCTGCTCCAGTACCACGTCACCACGTTCGTCGACAACGAGATCAGCGGGACGCCGCCGGCGCGACACCGCTCCGGCCGCCCCCTCAAGACCCTCAGCCAGCGGCTGAAGGGCAAGGAGGGCCGCTTCCGCGGCTCGCTGTCGGGGAAGCGCGTCAACTTCTCCGCCCGGACCGTCATCTCGCCGGACCCGACCCTCTCGCTGAACGAGGTCGGCGTCCCGGACCGCGTCGCCAGGGAGATGACCCAGACGCTCAACGTCACCGAACGCAACGTCGAGGAGGCGCGTCAGTACGTCCGGAACGGGCCGGAGGCCCACCCCGGCGCGAACTACGTGCGCCGCCCCGACGGTCGCCGGCTGAAGGTGACCGAGAAGAACTGCGAGGAGCTGGCCGAGAAGGTCGAGGCCGACTGGGAGGTCAACCGCCACCTCGTCGACGGCGACATCGTGATCTTCAACCGGCAGCCCTCGCTGCACCGGATGTCCATCATGGCCCACGAGGTCGTGGTGATGCCGTACAAGACGTTCCGGCTCAACACCGTCGTCTGTCCGCCGTACAACGCCG
The sequence above is a segment of the Halorubrum sp. 2020YC2 genome. Coding sequences within it:
- a CDS encoding DNA-directed RNA polymerase subunit A'; this translates as MQTPKVLGGIDFGLMDPETYRDMSATKVITADTYDDDGYPIDMGLMDPRLGVIDPGLECRTCGSHSGSCNGHFGHIELAAPVIHVGFTKLIRRLLRSTCRECGRLALDDAQRDEFRDRYERAKELGDDEHDVLKAAVRQARKASTCPFCGEPQADIKHEKPTTYYEVQDVLSGDYSERIAAAMQPDEEEDDPGTSPQELAEKTDIAVDRINEIMAGEFRPRKEDRRAIETALDVDLTEEDMNKLMPSDIRDWFENIPDEDLEVLGIDSEHSRPEWMILTVLPVPPVTTRPSITLDNGQRSEDDLTHKLVDIIRINQRFMENREAGAPQLIIEDLWELLQYHVTTFVDNEISGTPPARHRSGRPLKTLSQRLKGKEGRFRGSLSGKRVNFSARTVISPDPTLSLNEVGVPDRVAREMTQTLNVTERNVEEARQYVRNGPEAHPGANYVRRPDGRRLKVTEKNCEELAEKVEADWEVNRHLVDGDIVIFNRQPSLHRMSIMAHEVVVMPYKTFRLNTVVCPPYNADFDGDEMNMHALQNEEARAEARVLMRVQEQILSPRFGGNIIGAIQDHISGTYLLTHSNPEFTETQALDLLRATRVDELPEADGVDDDGREFWTGRTLFSELLPDDLDLSFTSSAGDSVVIEHGQLIEGTIDEDAVGAFGGEVVDTLTKEYGETRSRVFINEIASLAMRAIMNFGFSIGIDDESIPPEAEEQVDEAIESAYDRVQELIATYEAGELESLPGRGVDETLEMKIMQTLGKARDSAGEIADQHFGDDNPAVVMARSGARGSMLNLTQMAGSVGQQAVRGERINRGYEDRTLSHYRPNDLSSEAHGFVENSYRGGLTPEEFFFHAMGGREGLVDTAVRTSKSGYLQRRLINALSELEAQYDGTVRDTSGRIVQFEFGEDGTSPVKVSSGEEDGIDVDGIVDRVVDAEFASDEEKERFLGEREPPTNLSEHAGPGLNKAAELEVESDD